The Lentzea guizhouensis genome contains a region encoding:
- the infA gene encoding translation initiation factor IF-1 — protein MGKKDGAIEVEGRVVEPLPNAMFRVELENGHKVLAHISGKMRQHYIRILPEDRVVVELSPYDLSRGRIVYRYK, from the coding sequence ATGGGCAAGAAGGACGGGGCCATTGAGGTCGAGGGCCGCGTAGTCGAGCCGCTCCCCAACGCGATGTTCCGCGTCGAGTTGGAGAACGGTCACAAGGTACTCGCGCACATCAGCGGCAAGATGCGTCAGCACTACATCCGCATCCTCCCTGAGGACCGGGTTGTCGTGGAGCTCTCGCCCTACGACCTGTCCCGCGGGCGCAT